In Corynebacterium nuruki S6-4, the following proteins share a genomic window:
- the casB gene encoding type I-E CRISPR-associated protein Cse2/CasB yields MTGTTRPGKAGQLACFVVGKIERLQAGLLDQQSSAARATAARLRRALGKPAGSVPEVWEVTLGGFPEDLVGKTDEPSAAEEAAHTALCLYALHQQSQVKRMHCSGWGLGRALRELHHELGGEDLESGPLIRRFNALSTADSVDEMLWHLRSLVTQLRGKAIPLDYGRLARDFYRFSRPDFRDSVRLSWGRDFYTYRRPADAEPDQNTAETTVEQ; encoded by the coding sequence ATGACCGGTACAACTCGGCCAGGAAAAGCGGGACAACTGGCGTGCTTCGTCGTCGGAAAGATTGAACGGCTGCAGGCGGGCCTTCTCGACCAGCAGAGTTCTGCGGCGAGAGCGACAGCGGCCCGGTTGCGTCGTGCACTGGGGAAACCGGCCGGTTCGGTTCCCGAAGTCTGGGAAGTCACGCTCGGCGGGTTCCCGGAAGATCTCGTCGGTAAGACCGATGAGCCCAGCGCTGCAGAGGAGGCGGCGCACACGGCGCTGTGCCTCTATGCGCTGCACCAGCAGTCCCAGGTGAAAAGGATGCACTGTAGCGGCTGGGGTCTCGGCCGTGCACTACGCGAGCTGCACCACGAACTCGGCGGCGAGGACCTGGAGAGCGGTCCGCTGATCCGCCGGTTCAATGCACTGAGCACCGCGGATTCTGTTGATGAGATGCTGTGGCACCTCCGCAGTCTGGTGACCCAGCTACGGGGTAAGGCGATCCCCCTCGACTACGGGCGGTTGGCCCGTGACTTCTACCGCTTCTCCCGTCCGGACTTCAGGGACAGCGTCCGACTGTCCTGGGGGCGGGACTTCTACACCTACCGGCGTCCGGCAGATGCGGAGCCGGACCAGAACACAGCTGAAACCACTGTCGAACAGTAA
- the cas7e gene encoding type I-E CRISPR-associated protein Cas7/Cse4/CasC: MTTYIDLHILQLVPPSCINRDDTGSPKSARFGGVERHRVSSQAWKRAARRDFEQYLDSEQLGERTKYGALRVAERLRDLRPDITEEDALKYAGEVLKSADISMDKKNKEETAYLVFLSRQEIQRFAELAASIADGGEKLSKKDARAALAGTTAVDIALFGRMLADAPELNVDAACQVEHALSVHKATNEFDYFTAVDDNAPEDNAGAGMIGTVEFVSSTLYRYATINVDKLVENLGDTTAAAQATEAFIKAFSLSMPTGKQNTFANRTRPDFIAAEVRTDQPVTLVNAFESPVTNDGSALSSAAVALARYAVSGDEMFGTEPATSLYLVNERADSPELQAALEGRSTRTSFTDLVAAVGEAVRSADVKQ, from the coding sequence ATGACCACCTACATTGACCTGCACATTCTCCAGCTTGTGCCGCCGTCGTGCATCAACCGCGACGATACCGGATCACCCAAGTCCGCCCGTTTCGGGGGAGTGGAGCGCCACCGAGTCTCCAGCCAGGCGTGGAAGCGCGCGGCACGACGGGACTTCGAGCAGTACCTGGACAGCGAGCAACTCGGCGAGCGGACGAAGTACGGGGCGCTGCGTGTCGCAGAACGGCTCCGTGACCTGCGCCCGGACATCACCGAGGAAGATGCGCTGAAGTACGCTGGCGAGGTGCTGAAATCCGCCGACATCAGCATGGACAAGAAGAACAAGGAAGAGACGGCGTATCTGGTCTTCCTGTCCCGGCAGGAAATCCAGCGTTTTGCCGAGCTGGCTGCCAGCATCGCAGACGGTGGGGAGAAACTCTCCAAGAAGGACGCCCGCGCCGCTCTCGCCGGGACAACTGCTGTCGACATCGCCCTGTTCGGCCGCATGTTGGCAGACGCTCCCGAACTCAATGTCGACGCGGCCTGTCAGGTCGAGCACGCCCTGTCCGTGCATAAGGCGACGAATGAATTCGACTACTTCACCGCTGTCGACGACAACGCCCCGGAAGACAATGCCGGTGCCGGCATGATCGGCACCGTCGAATTCGTGTCCTCCACGCTCTACCGCTATGCGACGATCAATGTCGACAAGCTGGTGGAAAACCTGGGTGACACGACGGCTGCCGCTCAGGCTACCGAGGCCTTCATCAAGGCGTTCAGTCTTTCCATGCCCACCGGCAAGCAGAACACCTTCGCCAACCGGACCCGCCCGGACTTCATTGCCGCAGAGGTACGGACCGACCAGCCGGTGACTCTCGTCAACGCTTTTGAAAGCCCGGTCACGAACGACGGTTCCGCGCTGTCCTCGGCAGCGGTGGCTCTGGCCCGGTACGCGGTCAGCGGCGACGAGATGTTCGGCACCGAGCCGGCGACCTCGCTGTACCTGGTCAACGAGCGGGCGGACAGTCCCGAACTGCAGGCCGCACTGGAAGGACGGTCGACCCGGACCTCCTTCACCGACCTGGTCGCTGCTGTCGGTGAGGCAGTCCGCTCCGCCGACGTGAAGCAGTAG
- the cas5e gene encoding type I-E CRISPR-associated protein Cas5/CasD: protein MPTLVLALDGPLQSWGVSGRFVTRSTETVPTKSGVLGMLAAAQGRYRTDSVADLLDLTFAVRTDQQGSLLRDFQTEIDWRPKKPESKPLTNRWYLQDFKFTVAISGDPRVLDGIDKALRNPEFPLYLGRRSCPPASRVSRGIVDEDPAEALEGAPWLAADWYRRKQPTLLALPVSRDARTGETPDEQIRDVPVSFDPRDRRYSLRGVVHDWIQVENPEGYDPAQHDPFTLLGGI from the coding sequence ATGCCGACACTTGTCCTGGCCCTTGACGGGCCATTGCAGTCCTGGGGAGTTTCCGGGAGGTTCGTAACGCGGTCCACCGAGACGGTACCGACGAAAAGCGGTGTGCTCGGGATGCTGGCTGCCGCGCAGGGACGGTACCGGACCGACTCGGTTGCCGACCTCCTGGACCTCACCTTCGCGGTCCGCACCGATCAGCAGGGGAGTCTGTTGCGGGACTTCCAGACTGAAATTGACTGGCGGCCGAAGAAGCCGGAGTCGAAGCCGTTGACCAACCGTTGGTATCTCCAGGATTTCAAGTTCACAGTCGCCATCAGTGGAGATCCGCGTGTGCTGGACGGGATCGACAAGGCTCTGCGGAACCCTGAATTCCCGTTGTACCTCGGTCGACGGTCATGTCCGCCGGCGTCGCGGGTGTCCCGCGGCATCGTCGACGAGGATCCGGCAGAAGCGTTGGAAGGCGCCCCGTGGCTTGCCGCGGACTGGTACCGGCGGAAGCAGCCCACCTTGCTCGCTCTCCCGGTCAGCCGGGATGCGCGCACCGGGGAGACCCCCGACGAGCAGATCCGTGATGTCCCGGTGAGTTTTGATCCGCGGGACCGCCGCTACTCCCTCCGGGGCGTGGTCCATGACTGGATCCAGGTGGAGAACCCGGAGGGCTATGACCCCGCGCAACACGATCCGTTTACCCTCCTGGGAGGAATCTGA
- the cas6e gene encoding type I-E CRISPR-associated protein Cas6/Cse3/CasE has product MYLSRMYLNPQRRHCRALLANPEMLHAAVLSGFPPDAGEQSDRGRVLWRIDRDGEKTVLWIVSPDVPSLEHLQEQAGWSEKKTWETRDYTTLTGRLMKGQQYGFRLVANPVHTVTEGGVKKRRAHQTAEYQLQWLLDRQESMGIRFLSEGESPAAEVSGSERLVFNRKGRKVTIVRAGFQGLLEVVDRDRLEATLISGIGKAKGYGCGLLTLAKARI; this is encoded by the coding sequence ATGTACCTGTCCAGGATGTACCTCAATCCGCAGCGGCGACACTGCCGTGCATTGCTCGCGAACCCGGAGATGCTCCACGCCGCCGTGCTGTCCGGTTTCCCGCCGGATGCCGGGGAACAGAGCGACCGAGGACGGGTCCTCTGGCGGATCGACCGTGACGGTGAAAAGACCGTGCTCTGGATCGTGAGCCCTGACGTCCCCTCCCTCGAACACCTGCAGGAGCAGGCGGGATGGTCGGAGAAAAAGACGTGGGAGACCAGGGACTACACCACGCTGACCGGCCGTCTGATGAAAGGCCAGCAGTACGGTTTCCGACTTGTCGCCAACCCGGTCCACACCGTAACGGAAGGAGGTGTGAAAAAGAGGCGTGCCCATCAGACGGCCGAGTACCAGCTGCAGTGGCTGCTGGACCGGCAGGAATCGATGGGGATCAGGTTCCTCTCCGAGGGAGAATCACCCGCTGCCGAGGTGTCCGGTTCTGAGCGCCTCGTGTTCAACAGGAAAGGTCGTAAGGTCACGATCGTGCGCGCAGGTTTTCAGGGGCTCCTGGAGGTCGTCGACCGCGACCGGTTGGAAGCGACACTCATCAGCGGGATCGGGAAAGCCAAAGGCTACGGGTGTGGGCTGCTGACGCTGGCAAAGGCGAGGATCTGA
- the cas1e gene encoding type I-E CRISPR-associated endonuclease Cas1e — MNGGLPPSTPRQLARVTDRVSFLYLEHCTLGRDGGALTATDESGVIHVPVAALSVLMLGPGTRLTHQAVAVVADAGCSLVWVGEEGVRYYAHGRSIARSTRLLEAQAKKVSNTRSRLAVAREMYAMRFSDDTTGLTMQQLRGKEGARVRQIYRKCSESTGVAWKRRTYDPNNFSGGDPINQALSAAHSALYGLSHAVITALGCSPGLGFVHTGHDRSFVYDVADLYKAECTIPIAFNVVKKIQDDGTADFADIAGITRRAVRDRIKELRLPEQMAHDLAVLLVGDREQPDDGEFWADVVQLWDEKDHSVVGGMNYSDDAADHAVESPDRP; from the coding sequence ATGAACGGTGGCCTTCCGCCGTCGACGCCGCGCCAGCTCGCGCGTGTCACTGACCGAGTCAGCTTTCTCTACCTTGAGCACTGCACGCTCGGTCGTGACGGAGGCGCACTCACCGCGACGGACGAGAGTGGGGTGATCCACGTTCCGGTCGCGGCTCTCAGCGTCCTGATGCTGGGGCCGGGAACCCGGTTGACGCATCAGGCGGTGGCCGTTGTGGCTGACGCCGGATGTTCCCTGGTCTGGGTGGGGGAGGAAGGCGTGCGTTACTACGCGCACGGTCGGTCCATCGCCCGTTCGACCAGACTGCTTGAGGCGCAGGCGAAGAAAGTCTCGAACACGCGGAGCCGTTTGGCCGTGGCGCGTGAGATGTACGCGATGAGGTTCTCCGATGACACGACCGGACTGACCATGCAGCAGCTCCGGGGCAAGGAGGGAGCCAGAGTCCGGCAAATCTACCGGAAATGCTCCGAGTCCACCGGGGTCGCATGGAAACGGCGGACCTATGACCCGAATAATTTCAGTGGCGGGGATCCGATCAACCAGGCTCTCTCTGCAGCTCACTCGGCACTGTACGGGCTCTCTCATGCCGTCATTACGGCGCTGGGATGCAGTCCAGGTCTGGGGTTCGTCCACACCGGGCATGACCGTAGCTTCGTGTATGACGTAGCTGACCTTTACAAGGCAGAATGCACAATTCCGATCGCGTTCAACGTAGTCAAGAAGATTCAGGACGACGGCACCGCTGACTTCGCCGATATCGCCGGGATCACCCGGCGCGCTGTCCGGGACCGTATCAAGGAGCTACGGCTGCCGGAACAGATGGCTCACGATCTTGCGGTACTTCTCGTCGGGGACAGGGAGCAGCCGGATGACGGGGAGTTCTGGGCCGACGTCGTCCAACTCTGGGATGAGAAGGACCACAGTGTGGTCGGAGGGATGAACTACAGCGACGATGCTGCTGACCACGCGGTGGAAAGCCCGGATAGGCCATGA
- the cas2e gene encoding type I-E CRISPR-associated endoribonuclease Cas2e: MTLVLSASPAQLRGQLTRWLMEVSPGVYVGRVSARVREELWLLVTSNMDSGRAVMTYPTNKNEQGFVVEVHRGQWTPVDIEGMTLMKHPLTTEKGAMKAGWSRASRLRKAARRRRN, from the coding sequence ATGACGCTGGTCCTTTCCGCATCGCCGGCTCAGCTGCGTGGGCAACTCACCCGATGGTTGATGGAGGTGAGCCCCGGTGTGTACGTCGGCAGAGTCAGCGCTCGCGTCCGTGAGGAACTATGGCTCCTGGTGACCAGCAACATGGATTCGGGCCGCGCGGTGATGACCTATCCGACGAACAAGAATGAGCAGGGTTTCGTCGTGGAAGTGCATCGCGGTCAATGGACTCCAGTGGACATTGAGGGGATGACGTTGATGAAGCACCCGTTGACAACAGAGAAGGGCGCGATGAAGGCGGGGTGGTCGCGTGCTTCGCGGTTGAGGAAGGCTGCGCGACGGAGACGAAACTAA
- a CDS encoding DUF6114 domain-containing protein: MTDSSIPENATGGAGTSPAAPQDAATTAETTPVQETRSEKLEKGNRRFTRWRRQRAFAAGLLMILSGVVILVPTYLSLRVSNIQIQISTLGGVSTLVIGILLIVCGLMTWFRGEGRILTGVAAMILGIVALPQSNFGGFIIGTLLALVGGALALAWSPESKVEAKAAKKDKKDAKAAKKAAKRGEAAEAVLAVVGAVGVGVALHTPQAQAQLPQLPDLQIPGITPPAQDGDQGTGDGQDGATPPADNPGAPGVPGLPELPKLPELPKPELPPLTLPDGNDLQNQLDGGLDALGVQIPGLNVAPPPPIEGLPITGNTFTITADRTEMTPNMKMSYVTVDTQQGPKKALRIDSDRTVLKNLQTQFLAPNGGQSMRQDTQGATTILSGNFHIVVKKLTMTLEMAGINTAVPITIDADWAPDDIAKELSKLGVGLPDLLSGKTAVLNASMDTYLVSADKLEAPTNEIGPW; this comes from the coding sequence ATGACCGACAGCTCCATTCCCGAGAACGCGACCGGGGGCGCCGGCACGTCCCCGGCGGCGCCTCAGGATGCGGCGACCACGGCTGAGACTACCCCGGTCCAGGAGACCCGCAGCGAGAAGCTGGAGAAGGGTAACCGCCGCTTCACCCGGTGGCGCCGGCAGCGCGCCTTCGCCGCCGGCCTGCTGATGATCCTGTCCGGTGTGGTCATCCTGGTACCCACCTACCTCAGCCTCCGGGTCTCGAACATCCAGATCCAGATCTCGACCCTCGGTGGCGTGTCCACCCTGGTCATCGGCATCCTGCTGATCGTCTGCGGTCTGATGACCTGGTTCCGTGGCGAGGGCCGCATCCTCACCGGTGTCGCCGCGATGATCCTCGGTATCGTCGCGCTGCCGCAGTCCAACTTCGGCGGTTTCATCATCGGCACCCTGCTGGCCCTGGTCGGTGGTGCGCTGGCACTGGCGTGGTCCCCCGAGTCCAAGGTGGAGGCCAAGGCCGCCAAGAAGGACAAGAAGGACGCCAAGGCCGCGAAGAAGGCCGCGAAGCGGGGCGAGGCGGCGGAGGCCGTGCTGGCCGTCGTCGGCGCCGTGGGCGTCGGCGTGGCACTGCACACCCCGCAGGCGCAGGCCCAGCTGCCGCAGCTGCCGGATCTCCAGATCCCGGGGATCACCCCGCCGGCGCAGGACGGCGACCAGGGCACCGGTGACGGTCAGGACGGCGCGACCCCGCCGGCCGACAACCCCGGCGCACCCGGCGTACCCGGCCTGCCTGAGCTGCCGAAGCTGCCCGAGCTCCCCAAGCCGGAGCTGCCGCCGCTGACGCTGCCGGACGGCAACGACCTGCAGAACCAGCTCGACGGTGGACTGGACGCCCTCGGCGTGCAGATCCCGGGCCTCAACGTCGCCCCGCCGCCGCCGATCGAGGGCCTGCCGATCACCGGCAACACCTTCACCATCACCGCGGACCGTACCGAGATGACGCCGAACATGAAGATGTCCTACGTCACCGTCGACACCCAGCAGGGCCCGAAGAAGGCACTGCGGATCGACTCGGACCGCACCGTACTGAAGAACCTGCAGACGCAGTTCCTCGCGCCGAACGGTGGCCAGTCGATGCGGCAGGACACGCAGGGTGCGACGACCATCCTGTCCGGCAACTTCCACATCGTGGTGAAGAAGCTCACCATGACGCTGGAGATGGCGGGCATCAACACCGCCGTGCCGATCACCATCGACGCGGACTGGGCCCCGGACGACATCGCCAAGGAGCTGAGCAAGCTCGGCGTGGGTCTGCCTGACCTCCTGTCGGGCAAGACCGCGGTGCTCAACGCCTCGATGGACACCTACCTGGTCTCCGCCGACAAGCTGGAGGCCCCGACCAACGAGATCGGCCCCTGGTAA
- a CDS encoding DUF6230 family protein: MGHIKGKRFAGILAVGLLATAGTGVAMAQGGISANLALSNTIFSQEVSGLDGEGVAIFVGTDKLRDSDVAVSKLKFKKAQVTDLCMAAPVKLPGLGDKKFQMKVPGQNFSADNLVIGAPGLNGGMTLIKPQIGVDASQLDGGAQAGQWGISADQIHAFDQKIKATSISADKLTAAGSQVSVVDASKADC, from the coding sequence ATGGGTCACATCAAGGGCAAGCGTTTCGCCGGCATTCTCGCCGTCGGCCTCCTTGCAACCGCCGGCACCGGCGTCGCCATGGCGCAGGGCGGCATCTCCGCCAACCTGGCACTGTCCAACACGATCTTCTCCCAGGAGGTCTCCGGTCTCGACGGCGAGGGCGTCGCCATCTTCGTCGGCACCGACAAGTTGCGCGATAGCGACGTCGCCGTCTCGAAACTGAAGTTCAAGAAGGCCCAGGTCACCGACCTGTGCATGGCCGCGCCGGTCAAGCTGCCGGGCCTGGGCGACAAGAAGTTCCAGATGAAGGTCCCGGGCCAGAACTTCTCGGCCGACAACCTCGTCATCGGCGCCCCGGGCCTCAACGGTGGCATGACCCTGATCAAGCCGCAGATCGGTGTCGACGCCTCGCAGCTCGACGGCGGCGCCCAGGCCGGCCAGTGGGGCATCTCGGCCGACCAGATCCACGCCTTCGACCAGAAGATCAAGGCCACCTCGATTTCCGCGGACAAGCTCACGGCCGCCGGCAGCCAGGTCTCCGTCGTCGACGCCAGCAAGGCTGACTGCTGA
- a CDS encoding MFS transporter, giving the protein MYLTQALLPAIHEDLGVSPTTAALTVSATTGLLAVSVMPVSILSERVGRRRVLQISVLAATVLSLLLCLAPGIGTLIGLRALQGIAVAGVPAVTMTFLAEEIHPSHLGKVMGFYISGTSLGGLLGRLIPSGFLEVTGWRGASLAGAVVAFILGVVCAWALPAQRNFTPKRITLAHEFAAFRSHWRNPRLVALFILPFLLMGSFVSLYNYLGFHLTEQFGLSELLAGMVFLLYLSGTWSSARAGALTARFGPARVLTLSTLLMVVGLLLALIPTLWATIVGVLIFTASFFAVHSTASTLVGAIATRDRAEASSTYVMNYYLGSSILGWAAGHVFALGWTALILALIVVEVIALLLCVAASRNTPGHADRSAAPR; this is encoded by the coding sequence ATGTACCTCACGCAGGCGCTCCTCCCCGCGATCCACGAGGACCTGGGCGTCTCCCCGACGACCGCGGCGCTGACCGTCTCCGCGACGACCGGCCTGCTCGCCGTCAGCGTGATGCCGGTGAGCATCCTGTCCGAGCGGGTGGGACGCCGGCGCGTCCTGCAGATCTCGGTCCTCGCCGCCACCGTGCTGAGCCTGCTGCTCTGTCTCGCCCCCGGCATCGGCACGCTGATCGGGCTGCGCGCCCTGCAGGGCATCGCGGTGGCGGGCGTGCCCGCGGTGACGATGACCTTCCTCGCCGAGGAGATCCACCCCTCCCATCTCGGCAAGGTGATGGGCTTCTATATCTCGGGCACCTCGCTCGGCGGCCTGCTGGGCCGGCTCATCCCGTCGGGGTTCCTGGAGGTGACCGGCTGGCGCGGCGCCTCGCTCGCCGGCGCGGTGGTGGCCTTCATCCTCGGTGTGGTCTGCGCGTGGGCCCTGCCGGCGCAGCGGAACTTCACGCCGAAGCGGATCACCCTCGCCCATGAGTTCGCGGCGTTCCGCAGCCACTGGCGCAATCCGCGGCTCGTCGCCCTGTTCATCCTGCCGTTCCTGCTCATGGGCTCGTTCGTCTCGCTGTACAACTACCTGGGTTTCCACCTCACCGAGCAGTTCGGGCTCAGTGAGCTGCTGGCCGGAATGGTCTTCCTCCTCTATCTCTCGGGGACGTGGTCCTCGGCCCGTGCCGGGGCGTTGACCGCCCGCTTCGGTCCGGCCCGGGTGCTGACCCTGTCGACGCTGCTCATGGTGGTGGGACTGCTGCTGGCCCTCATCCCCACCCTGTGGGCGACGATCGTGGGGGTCCTCATCTTCACGGCGAGTTTCTTCGCGGTGCACTCGACCGCCTCGACGCTGGTGGGTGCGATCGCGACGCGCGACCGGGCGGAGGCGTCCTCCACCTATGTCATGAACTACTACCTCGGGTCCTCGATCCTGGGGTGGGCGGCCGGGCATGTCTTCGCGCTGGGGTGGACGGCGCTCATCCTGGCGCTGATCGTCGTGGAGGTGATAGCACTTCTGCTGTGCGTGGCAGCGTCCCGGAACACGCCGGGACACGCCGACCGGTCTGCCGCGCCCCGTTGA
- a CDS encoding LysR family transcriptional regulator, with protein sequence MRIDDLAWFTDLAETRNMVDTALSTGISQSALSRRLAGLEEEIGTPLFDRLGRSLRLNRQGQIIADAARDVRGRWLDAVEQARRDVDPERGTVRLAFMHSLGTWLVPELLRSYRAEHPGVHFELVQGAARDLVDRVTSGQSDLALVGPEPTAEIRAGEVRWAELAQQSLGLAVPDSHRWSGRPDIDLAEAHDEPFVAMLDGFGTRILLDQLSADAGFRPRLVFESMELTTVAGLVSAGLGVALLPLEDPNLRLPGMAVIPLRTQRRRELGIVWTAGGADVAGAALPPPVQGFLDFVIASRQ encoded by the coding sequence ATGCGCATTGATGATCTGGCCTGGTTCACCGACCTCGCCGAGACCCGCAACATGGTCGACACGGCCCTGTCCACCGGCATCAGCCAGTCCGCCCTGTCGCGCCGCCTCGCCGGCCTCGAGGAGGAGATCGGCACCCCGCTGTTCGACCGGCTGGGACGCAGCCTCCGGCTCAACCGTCAGGGACAGATCATCGCGGACGCCGCCCGGGACGTCCGCGGCCGCTGGCTGGACGCCGTGGAACAGGCCCGCCGCGACGTCGACCCCGAACGCGGCACCGTCCGCCTCGCCTTCATGCACTCGCTGGGGACCTGGCTCGTCCCGGAACTGCTGCGGAGCTACCGGGCCGAGCATCCCGGCGTGCACTTCGAACTGGTCCAGGGCGCCGCCCGCGATCTCGTCGACCGGGTGACGTCGGGGCAGTCGGACCTCGCACTCGTCGGCCCCGAACCCACCGCCGAGATCCGCGCGGGGGAGGTGCGGTGGGCCGAACTTGCCCAGCAGAGTCTCGGCCTCGCCGTCCCTGACAGTCACCGCTGGTCCGGACGCCCCGACATCGACCTGGCGGAAGCGCACGATGAACCGTTCGTCGCGATGCTCGACGGCTTCGGGACACGGATCCTGCTCGACCAGCTCAGTGCCGATGCGGGCTTCCGGCCGCGGCTGGTCTTCGAGTCCATGGAGCTCACCACGGTCGCGGGCCTGGTCTCCGCCGGGCTGGGGGTGGCGCTGCTGCCGCTCGAGGACCCGAACCTGCGGTTGCCGGGGATGGCGGTCATCCCGTTGCGGACGCAGCGTCGCCGTGAACTCGGCATCGTCTGGACCGCCGGTGGCGCCGACGTCGCAGGAGCCGCTCTACCGCCCCCGGTGCAGGGCTTCCTCGACTTCGTCATCGCCTCGCGTCAGTAA
- a CDS encoding DUF3054 domain-containing protein, protein MAHADTSDVIDGPVPGEPSGPLSATARLGTRNAVILDVVAVILFAVLARLAHSPLTIGTWFHACWPFAVGLAIAWGLTFTPQVHRARGTGVLIWLVTWFAGIVVWSIANTQFEIFMYIVSLIVLGVLCIGWRALASRLLPQDAALD, encoded by the coding sequence ATGGCACATGCAGACACCAGCGACGTCATCGACGGCCCCGTCCCCGGCGAACCCTCCGGCCCGCTTTCCGCGACCGCCAGACTCGGCACCCGCAACGCGGTGATCCTCGATGTGGTCGCGGTGATCCTCTTCGCCGTCCTCGCACGTCTGGCGCATTCCCCGCTGACGATCGGCACCTGGTTCCATGCGTGCTGGCCGTTCGCCGTCGGCCTCGCGATCGCGTGGGGCCTGACCTTCACCCCGCAGGTCCACCGCGCCCGCGGCACCGGGGTGCTCATCTGGCTGGTGACCTGGTTCGCCGGCATCGTCGTGTGGAGTATCGCGAACACGCAGTTCGAGATCTTCATGTACATCGTGTCGCTCATCGTGCTCGGGGTGCTGTGCATCGGGTGGCGGGCACTGGCCAGCCGCCTGCTCCCGCAGGACGCCGCCCTCGACTGA
- a CDS encoding lysylphosphatidylglycerol synthase transmembrane domain-containing protein — MTDDERVKVGPHSRRRRIILWLKDPRVRALLTLLVIGIVAFALRGHYHLFQDGWDAIKAANNWYITVAVVAMALAMLFQAEVMVVLLRSAGVAVKRTSANALGFAANAWSATFPGGPAISAAMIFREQLKWGATPVIASWYMVISGVLSGAGMAILGFGSMFFVTADLHPYSMATTIVVLILLAFGANWVARHPDRVERWLQKVLAAFNRWRNAPEDRWSDKVSGFADQLGAVELRPAKLGWSVVLSLLNWVAEIFCLLFCVLAVGGEAPVAGVVLAFITAKLVGQAQVTPGGLGPVDAALTGMLVGVAQMGSGKAFAAVIVFRMISFVGLAIVGWLVFVWTFVLDSRPHGEGPTLRQIVGGDAARSGADSPADTDGGGDAAASGDPEESGEPGAESPEDTARPRPVDEPEP, encoded by the coding sequence ATGACCGACGACGAACGGGTGAAAGTCGGCCCGCACAGCCGACGACGGCGCATCATCCTGTGGCTCAAGGACCCGCGGGTCCGCGCCCTGCTCACCCTGCTCGTCATCGGTATCGTCGCCTTCGCCCTGCGCGGCCACTACCACCTGTTCCAGGACGGGTGGGACGCCATCAAGGCGGCGAACAACTGGTACATCACCGTCGCCGTCGTCGCCATGGCCCTCGCCATGCTCTTCCAGGCCGAGGTCATGGTCGTTCTGCTGCGCTCCGCCGGCGTCGCGGTGAAACGCACCTCCGCCAACGCCCTCGGCTTCGCGGCCAACGCCTGGTCCGCCACCTTCCCCGGCGGCCCCGCGATCTCCGCCGCGATGATCTTCCGCGAACAGCTGAAATGGGGCGCCACCCCGGTCATCGCCAGCTGGTACATGGTGATCTCCGGCGTGCTGTCGGGCGCGGGCATGGCGATCCTCGGCTTCGGCTCGATGTTCTTCGTCACCGCCGACCTCCACCCGTACTCGATGGCCACGACGATCGTCGTGCTCATCCTCCTGGCGTTCGGCGCGAACTGGGTCGCCCGGCACCCCGACCGTGTCGAGCGGTGGCTGCAGAAGGTGCTCGCCGCGTTCAACCGGTGGCGCAACGCCCCGGAGGACCGGTGGAGCGACAAGGTCTCCGGCTTCGCCGACCAGCTCGGCGCCGTGGAACTCCGGCCCGCCAAACTCGGCTGGTCGGTCGTCCTGTCACTGCTCAACTGGGTGGCGGAGATCTTCTGCCTGCTGTTCTGCGTCCTCGCCGTCGGTGGTGAGGCCCCCGTCGCCGGTGTGGTGCTCGCCTTCATCACCGCGAAACTGGTCGGCCAGGCGCAGGTCACCCCGGGCGGCCTGGGCCCGGTGGACGCCGCCCTCACCGGCATGCTCGTCGGTGTGGCACAGATGGGGTCCGGCAAGGCCTTCGCTGCGGTGATCGTGTTCCGCATGATCAGCTTCGTCGGTCTGGCGATCGTCGGCTGGCTCGTGTTCGTGTGGACGTTCGTGCTGGACTCGCGCCCGCACGGTGAGGGCCCGACATTGCGGCAGATCGTCGGTGGGGACGCCGCCCGGTCCGGGGCCGATTCCCCGGCGGACACCGACGGGGGCGGCGACGCTGCGGCGTCCGGTGATCCCGAAGAGTCGGGTGAGCCCGGCGCAGAATCCCCGGAGGACACGGCCCGCCCCCGTCCGGTCGACGAACCGGAACCCTGA